The Nymphaea colorata isolate Beijing-Zhang1983 chromosome 5, ASM883128v2, whole genome shotgun sequence DNA segment ACTTTACCAATAAtatccatctttcttttttacatgGCACCAAACTGTACAAATATTTGGTTGATCAAGCTTAAATCTATTTTGGCACTGGAGATAAAGCAGACGCAGCACAGACACCCATACTATCGCCCTACAGGCTCCAACATTGATTGATCAAAAGGTTGACAAAGTATTCATGGCACTGGTTACACTCACCGTCACCTGGTTGAGCAATGTCCGTACGACAAGCATGGCACTTCAAATTTGTGTTTTGCTGATTTGTTCTATTCAAGGCAAAAAGGGAGAACTTTCATAGATATGTGATACTACTATGCACAAAGCCAAATCAATTGGCAACGGAGAGTTACCTTAGGACCATCAATAATCCAACGGAAAATCCCAATCTTCTCTTCCCTCTTTCCTTGATGGAAACCTTCGAGCTCTAGATCGGCTCAAAGAGCGCCTTTGCCTTTGCGCCAACCTGATATCcaattcattttcatcatcatgatCACCAGCCTTCATCTTTTGGTTACCCCAGAACCCCTGTTTCAAGAAAGACCACTTTTAGTAACAGACCCCAGGTTGAAATGTTGAATGTACCATATTTGTTCTGTCAGAAGATACCACTTTCAGCAATAGACCTTCTGGTTGGACATACCATATTTGTTCTATAGGAATGACGAAAGGTGCAGAGGACAGAAAACACCAGGTAAATGGAAGCTTTCATGGATGTACATGTCCCTATAGGCATGTAACCAGATCTGCTCTCTAACGCATATACAACCAGGGGTttataaagtaaaaaaaggCTGATCACCCAAAACTTTTTTACAATCAACATGAAGCACATGGATATAGCTGGAACCAGAGGtttatgaaaactaaaaaaggcTGATCGCTCAAAATCTTTCAGTATCGGCATGAGATGCATGGATACAGCTGGAACTAGCCATCATCAGGATGACCAAGTTGCATTGTATCACAACATATTGGAAGGGGTGAACCCAGTTTTACAGGAAGTTGATGTTGACAAGCTTACACGAGTTAGACTTTATGATGGTAGCTCAGTAATAAATATGACCTTTGTTAGTCTCTGTATTCGTGAAGCAGCACCTTCTTGTACTACAATGGTATCAGACAAAACTTCAAGCACATCCTCCACAAACAAACAATATGTGCTTACCTACGGTAAAGAAAAGACAAACATATTATGAAAGAAACATATATCAATATTTCAGTTCagctaaaagaaaataaatgtcaTACCAAACTGGCAGGAATGATGGAAACACCAAAGGAATCAAGCTCAAGGGACTCAATGGACCCTGAGTTGATGTTGAAAGAGTAGCCTCGCACCTTACCAAACAAGACAGATGTATTTCCAAATTATACAGTGGTGTTCACAAGAATGAATGCATTGAAACAATGCTGGTACCAGCTGTACCCAGCAAAAAACAACTTACCTTCCCAACAGTGCGGCGGCTTTCAGTTATAACATTGTATCCAACCTAAACAGCCAAACATTGTGATCAGCATGTGATTATGttctatgaaaagaaatataaaaatctaCTGAAAAATTGATTAGTAGGAATTTTTCAGCCATTTATAGAAAAGCTCAAGTCTTAGATAGCTTTACCAATGTCTCCAAACCAATTAATCGGAGATCTTTTTCGATTACACTCTCATCCTGGACAAGCACAACATCGCCAACCTGGGACAATTCTTAGCCAAAATTATACATGCTCAACTCTGTTTAAACCAGGAATTCAGAGAAAGTTCCATGATGATGAACCATACAAtagaaagaagacaatgatgatGAAAACATCCTCAACttgtcaaattttcaaatatgataACTATAGCAGGTTTTCAGGCAAGTGCTTGATTGTTGTATATGCCGGAAAACGAGCATAACTCCCTAAAGTGCAATACACAGACAAGATGTTGCTTAAACTAGCTGACATGCTACAATTTTTTAttgctacaaaaaaaaaaaaaaccatctgcAGATCTCCCACTTTCTTCACTACCTTCTAGTTCATTTGCATGTTTGCAACAACaacaatttgaattttgatttaataACAATTTTCCAATCAAAATTCTATGCCTCTACTAAATAAAGATCTAGTCATTCAAACATTCTAATCGACATTTTGCATACTGTACATGATACATAGCCAAACTACAGTTCTCAACATCTACTATAATTAtattcaaaattccaaactcaTTTCCCCACTCAATCCATTTCATACTTTCGCTCCATAATGACCTTACTACATAAGGTTCCATCTCATTGCTCTCATGGTCGTCTTCAAATTTTCTTGAACTCTCTGGACTAGCTATTTAAGGTCAAGTAAGCTATCATACAAAGGTGGAGCTATCTTGGGCCCATGGGTACAAGCCCCTTCAGACCTGCTGAAGATTAACAGCGGGACTGGGCCAGGGTAACACAGTACCCCCTTCGGCAGGGTTGGTGCCCCCTCCCTTCTTAGACCCAGCCCACAGGCGTAAGTGCCCAGTCATAACTAATAAGGAGAAGAGAACTTTCAAACCATTAACTGCCCTGTTTGCCCCACCATATCTGCAGTAGTCCCTTATCATTAGTCGCCCCACCTAGTCATCTTGCCAGAATCTGGAGCACTGTTGGCCCATGTTGCCTTAAATCACTCACATGCCACTGTGGAAATTGAACCACCAATATTGACAAgaacctctttctctctcttatatatatttcattacAATGAATTTGTCCCCTAAGCTAAATTTGTGGCTCAAACGCTCTGCCTTGCACTACGCAACATAAGGTCCCAGGTGACCTGCACGGGGTGTGTGGATAATCAAACATTTCTCAACAATATTTTTCAGTTTATTAGTATTTTCTATACTATCTAGTAAAGTGGCCTCCGCTATCACGTatttaagaaaataatggaggtcttaatttctaaaaaattggaaaatataAATTCAGACAAATTAATCATACTAACTTTTTAAAGGCTGTATGTAAGTGCAGTGTCTGTGAACTACCCCAACAACTTTAGGCAGTACGGTTATGCAACGGATACAAGATATCCTACCGACTTTAGGCAGTACGTATGTGCAATGGCTGCAAACTATCCCCTCAATCTTATCATCACCCAAAAGAGTAGACTGCTGAACTTTGTATTATTAAACTCCATATTGCCAGACTAGTTGGTTAATCCAATTTGTGAACTAACTCTCATCAGCTAGCTCACTACATGCATGAATCCGTCAAGTATATGATATAAATGTAAAGATGGTGAGAAACCTCATTCttcccaagaaaatttcaaacaataTGATCAGAAACTGAAAATAAACTTAAGAAACACACGCACTTAGAGAAATATTTTCACTGTACAACAAACTGGATGACATGCTTATAGTCAAACGTAATTTTCTAGAAGTTTCTTAAAGGCAACTGACATTGTATGAATAAGAGAAATCAGAACTCCACAATAGAGTCGACATACCTGAAATATGTCCTTCAACAAAAACCTCTCCATTTCACCCGATAATAAACTTGGTCTCACCTCTACCACAAGCACCATCCACTGGATTAAAATTTCCAATCGCAtgcttgagaaaataacaaTTATTAATATAACTAGTAAAACTATATATCATCAGACTGATGTAGAAGGCTTTGACAATCACTATGAATGTCCTAACATGCCAACACCATATGAAGTTTAACCGTTATTATCATACAAAATTCCTAGAGTCGCGGTAAATTTGCTCAAAATGGTGCGTCCAGGGTTACAAAAATGTAGTTCTGATTCAATAAATGATATTACAACACGTTAACGACGCTCATTGTGCATTTACTATTTTATTTGAGTAGAAACTTCGGCAGGCACAAGAAAAGCAGGTAGGCATCAATTTCAAGAACTATTAGAAACTGGCACGTACTTACCGATTTAACGTCGACCCAAAGTTGGGATACGAAACCCAAGCTTAAGGCAGACTGAATGCTGATGACTTGCTTTGCAAGGACGTTTGATCTCCTAAGTACTTGTTTACCACCATGCAGACCACGATTTACCAAGCTCCCCATTTCCTCATCTTCGAACAGTGGTTCGGTCGTACTCTCTCCTCCAACAAGGTCATTAGATTCTGACTTTTTAACCAAGTTCTCATCCTGCTGCATTTCTCTTCTCAGCTGTAGTAAATCTCGATCCACTGGCAGTAAATCATCTTCGTCTATTAACGTATTCTTGCTTATGCcacttttcctctttttcagtTGATCGACTGAACCACCGTCAGAAATTTTGTCAGAATCTAAAGTCCCGTCGTTTCCCTGAGGCGCCATTGAGGACATTGCCGTCCTATAATTCATGGAGGTGTTCGTACCAGAACAACTTAGGGACTCTTCATTTACGAATAGCGAATTAAAGTTTTCGTTATTTTTGCTACCTCTCTTGAATTTCTGATCGAAAGCATGATCTAGGAAATCGTACTGCTCGCCTTCCATAATGCCATCGTCATTCCGGCGATTTAAACTGGAACGGGCACTTGAATTATCTAGCGTATTTCCTGCTTCCGGTTCAAAATTGAACCCCATTTCGTTGTCCGCACGGCCGAATCGTCCGAATCTGCCAAAAGCCGGTACTCTGATATATGCACAGTGCATGTTCTTTGACCCTAGACACCACAAACCATGATTTCGTTCTGCAATTTTACGAACATTAGTTCCAGAATTTGGATTCTCGAGTGCATTCAAGCGCCCAAATTTCTCCAATTCCATGTAACAAATTCCATCTCCGCTACAGAAACGCCTGTTGCGTGGTGCAGACCTTCCATGCCCATGTTGCCGAGCCGAAATTTCAGCAGTTTGGCCCCAATCTAAGAAACGAAGATGCTCGTTCGGCCTGAACATGCCCTTACAAACCCTAATTCCGCCATGCCCAGAACCAGTCTTCCTGGACTCACGACAATTCCCTAAGAACCCTAAATTCCGGGGATTCTCCTTCCTGAGAGCACCACTACGGACGATTCTTGCACGAAGACAACCTCCATTCTGCCCCAACTCGACATTTCCTCGATCGGAAACAAAAAAAGGCGACGTACACGCCGGCAATGCAAGTTCGGCCATCGTCCTCGACGCCAATTATCGGATTGAATTCGAACCGCAATGCAAGGGACTGCTCATTCTTGGTGGAAATCTAATGAAGGCGGAGTCGAATTCTCAGACATCCGGGAACCCGCTTGGAGGAATGCGATTTTGTTAGCCTTGAGTTGTGTCGAAGCAAGCTTGCTGTCGATGGAGACTCCCATAAGCGGTTTTAATTTCGCACCTGTATGAGGTTCGGTGAATTTAATATGGGTGAGCGATAGCGAGCAtagtcgagcccgagctggtGCAGTTCGAGCTTCGCTGGGTTCAAAAAGCCAAGAGTTCGAGCTCGGCAACGAAACATCAGCTTGACTCAGCAGCTAAATgcagagctcgagctcgactcagtaaCCTTGATAAGCTTGACCAGAGTCCGGCTGTAGGCAGCTGATAAAAACCGAAGAAGAACATGAAGATGTTGAGTAGAGAgatctcttttctctctctctctcaaaagatGTGAGAATTTACTAAGGgaagaagccaaaaaaatttaggctgaattataatttcaaaatttttctaagAGTAAGAAATGAATAAGTAATTTGATTTAGATTTTGGTAAAGAATTTATCTACCGAAGCCCATGAACATCAGTTAACGTCAGacaatttctccctcttcctgtTTGTTATGACTTGCATGGTTAGGTTGATGCGATTAAACCGTGTCCTCCTAAATTTATAGTAGACAATGGGACTCGTTCCTTTAATCTTGATTAGTGAAACTGAGTTTGGCATTATCAACAACTGTTAATTTGGACTATTTCGTCATTGATAAAGTCTATTAATCACGATTTTTGGGTTGAGAACCTCATTCCTAGCATGCTCTACTGTTAGAAAAACACTTATGCTACATATTCGAGATCTAAAGTCATGCAACTAAGGAGCCGTTTGCTCGGGTTGACGGCTACAAGTTGTTTCATTAATTTGCCCCAACCTTGAGACAAATTTATAGAACAGTATGTTATAATGTTGTGTGAATCTACCTCAACGTTTAAGacatattcatggaacaatgTGTTATTGTTCCCATTATAAAACCGCTCCTAAGAAGCTGTATGGTAATAGTAACatgttgttattgttttatgaatttatcctaaaaaatgaaatagattcatgaaatattgtcATAAATGTGTCGTGAACATACTACATTTTCGAGGCAGAtatatgaaacaataacaatatgttactatcGCCAAACAGTTTCTAAAGGAGCAACTTTTTTAGTGAAGGTGAAAAGAATGGAACTATGCACTAAATGCCAATTATGCTAACAGCTCTAGTTTTTGTGCCTATTGTGGTGGGCATCATCCTAAGAGGGGGCAAGGAGGTCGCTATTATAGCCAAGGAAGTGTGATATGCCAATATTGTGACAAGCCTGGCTATAGTACCAAGAATGATTAGAAAGAGAGTTGTTGATTATCAAATGCTTACTACATGCAATCCCATCTTTTTGGATTGAATTGAAAGGAGAGGTGTTATCCAGAACTAGAAAATTTTGGTCGAGGGGCACAATAAGTTCAAATTCCAAACTTTAAGATGCActcatatataagaaaaactaaaaaataattaactttatatatgtaaataaagtaacttttgtgggctggtgtgggcaattgcctacaccaaCTACAATGTAGCTTCGGCTCTGGTGTTATCGGCCACGACAAAGAGCTAATAGCTAGGAAACTCCTTATCTACCCTAACTTACTCATTTCACTCTGAATCCCTTGCCCCTGCTATTATATCGATGAGCATGTAGTTTCTACCTATTTGTCTGCTGAGGAATGCAGTAGCTTGTTGATTTTTTAAGCATATGTCCATTGTTACCCTGATGTTATGGACGAATGATCCGGTTGGTTGTCCATCATTGTTAACCGAAACTAGTTACATACATAGGCCTCTGCACCGTGCATAGGTCTATGTGCATGACTCGTACACCTAGAAGTGGGTCAAAGGAATGCATATCATGCACTGGGGGCTTTGCACGGTGTACCCCGATGCATATTACCACCTATCATCGTGAAACATTCTGGGATTCATTCAAAATGTTGTCTAATGTGCAAATTGAATAAGCCCACATACGAACTCAAACAAGCTCCATAGGCATGGTACCAAAAGTTAAGTAAAGCACATAGCACTTTCTGGTTTGTAGTCTCAACAACAAGTACATCCTTATTTATTCTCAAAGTGTCAACATCTCACCAGTTATGTGCTTGTCTATATTGATGATATATAGCTTGGTCTCTCCAGTGTCACCACATTTTGCTTAAGGATTTGGGTCATCTAAGCTATTTTATGGGCATAGAAGTAAAATAGAATGATAAAGCCATCATTTTGTCACAATAACAAAactatatatgaaaaataaatatggtCGATGCCAACATGCCCCCACATCTATTTTTGGGACCAAAAGTTTGGAACACGGATCAATTTCATCATGCCATGATCCAACCAAATATAGAAGTATACAGGGGCAGAGCCACGGGAGCAGGCAGGGACGTTGGcctcctgttaaaattttaaaactataatttggctcTTCTCATGAAAAAACTTTTGGGTCCCTAAAAGTATATATGGTCACTACCTTCAAATATCTCACATTAACTTGGCTGGATCATGCATATTCAGTTAACAAAGTATGCCATATGCAACATCCCATCTATGAAAGTTGGTCAGCTCTCAATTGCATACTTAGGTATATATGCCAAATCACTCAAATTTCATACTTCGAATACATGCATAATCGCGCTTCACTTTCAGTGCTTTCTCAAGTATGTCAATTGGGCAAGGTGCCCTGATGATCAAAAGTCTATTGGAGCATGTGCTATATCTAGCTTGGACTCAATATATTGTCATGGAGCTCCAAAAAACAACACCACTTTAACCTGATCTAGTTCAAAAGCAGAGTTCTCCCCATTTCTTTGGAGGGAGGGGGTGGGTGGGAATAtggatgttaatatatccaatttaaatAGGATATCCGACCAATCCGTTTTGAAGAAatcagaaatgaaaaaagaatatcTGGTTAAGAAATCGTATCGAATTTGAAGTTAAAGAAATGTCAtccattcatattcaaattgggattcagatatacataaatatttgatcagattcggataaggattaagatcatatctatttttcaacaaatatcctatatccaatgttcttatattttgaaaatcagtcaaattcagttcaaaatttggattcagatttggacatgaatgtaaaaatcagattcagattgtgaaattggattccagatttggattttaatatgatttttctttgttcatatgcaaatcagaatatgtgaatatccaaaaaaaagtATATACAATTAAAAGTATATGCGATTCGAATTTGATCTGTTGACAACCCTTGGTGGGAATCAAGATACATTGTCAACCGGGCTGCCTAAAGAAATGTAACAAGTGTAGAAAGAGGATTAGGACACAAAATAAGGCAAGTggtaagaagaaaaatcaacaaCAAATCCCAAAGATTCAAAATACAGATCAAAACATGTCAAGAATGAATacaaacatgaatccaaatctagTGGTGTGCTGGTGGTGCCATATTCAAATGTTGAACATGTattcaggggcggagccaaggtagggccccaCTTAGGCCTTTTCCCCacctcatttattttaaaatttatatgtaaaattttagaaaattttacttgttctatataaaaattttgaaaaatgatatttcggccctagtcaaaatttaaaaactttaatatgCTCCTCCTCATGCAAAATTTATGGCTCCACCCTTGCATGTATTGTTATATAAGGCCACCTCCCATTGTCTAAAAGTAATGTGATAAACTTTTGGGAGAGTAAGACGAAGTATGTGACTTTTTCACCAAACCTCTCCAAACCGCTTCTTTCTCTTGGTGTGCTTTCTTTTACGTTGTCTTTTGTAGCTCTCTTGGGGACCTTTACTGAAAGATATCTCCATATTGGATCTTCAAGTAGCAAAGGAGGCCAGTAGATTTCTAACATTACAACTTCAGATTTGGGGGCGTCAATGTGCATGCTTTTTGAACTTAATTATATATctaaaaaagtagaaaattcTTGGCAAATCACCTTCCATTGAATTTGTTCAATTGGTTAAATTGCTCAGAAGCATAAAAATTTTACCAATCTGAAACAAGGAAAGCATAGCATAGAAGTAAAAGTTAATTTAAAGgtttcaaataaatttcttaGGATTTTTTTGCATATCCTGCGTAGGACATAGTCGACGgatctttccttttcataagTTGCTGTCAATTCCCATCAGCTACCAAGCAGAACTGTTTATggagaagaaacaaattaaatgtAACTGAGATCACCTAAACAACTTCTAATTGATATCAACAACTTgtaatctttttctcttcacaTAACTGATAGAAGATTGACTTACAGTTTTTTTGGGCAAATTTATTGTTTAGATGGCAATTTtaactttcttcctcttgtgaATGATTGAATCATCTATGTATTTACTGCTGGTTTGAGATATGTGGCGATATAATATTCTtaggatctcagatccatggatttaggGTCATACCCCTGcccatccgaccttaaatctaggGTTTTTTAACATATCACATGGATTTAAATTTCATGCTATTGTGATCttgagtttgtttaaattgAGGATATCTCAAAACACATCTTTTAATGCAACCTCGGGTCTAAGATATCAGACAAAACCTTAAGGAAATTCAGTTGTAAAAGTAAAATCAACATTCTCAATCCCAAATTGAACTATGACCCGGCTTTTGGCATATGTAGCATTATGATGTGTCAGGGAAAGAGCGAGAGATTAGGGGTTATTTCTCCAATTgctttcaatatgttttgttccTGATGAAAGCAATTTGGGCACTATGCTCCTTACTCTTGTGTTATATGAGATAAAGTGTGACACAACACAAAAATACTCTGCCTCTTCCACCACTTACAGACATAGACTGGTACTGTAgagtcaaagagaaaaaaggggcTTCAACTCTTTTTTGTTGGGTGGGTTGTAATCTTCTTGCTCACTGAAATAGATCGACATAATATATCAGGTAGACGATTCGGTAATTGATTTGATTCTTCATACTAAACTAATTAATGATCACATGCAAAAGACAtactatattttaaaaataaatgataaagtTGTATAAAAGAACAACTTATAAAGAAtaagaacaaaattttgaaagtactAAATGAAAGAGACAAACAACAATACTGCTTAAACTGTGACATCCATATGTCAGCAGACTACAGGGGCAAAGCCAGGGGGTGGGGGGCTTCCACCCCCCACCCTCCttcctctcaatttttttttaaagtttacatgtaaattttaaaaattttcatttattacatataaaaattatgaaaaaatatatttcgaccattattaaaaatttgaaactataatttggccctcctcatgaaaaattcctcGCTCAATCTTGAGAAGAATCAAATTTGTTTGCCATCAACATATTTTACTTAATTTGTTGTTTAGCCAATGAATGTATACATTTTAGTAGTTCATTTAAGGTTAGGTTGTTTACATCTCTATCTGCAAACAACATGAAGCACTAGATATGGTTCTTATGGAACTGGTtcagaaacaacaaagaagCCACTTCAGGAAGATAAATGTGGTTTTTCTAACTATTGAACTCGCCAAATTAACATCAAATGCCAAAGACAGAGTAGTAGTACCTTCAAAGGAAGGATTGAACTTGGGAgttaaagtaaaaaaggaagACCTTTGAAAGGAAGAAAACTCTAAAATGCCCCtacctctcttctttttttttttaactgcatATTTGTTGCGTGCATAGAGGTGTGCATGCAACTCACAATAGTGGCTTGCTGGGGGATGCTGCTCCCTACCTTTATTGAACAAAATTATTTGCACAAAAGGAAAGGATAACACTAAAAGATCTGTTATGCTTCATACACCATAGATTCAAAGGTTGACTTAGCTCTTCAAGAATACAGATACcatatcacaaaaaaaaatataaataaaaaatcaacattagTTAGCCTGCACAAAAAGTTTACATCCCTCCACTGCTTGATGTGGGAGGTGATGAAGGAGCCAAATTGGACCGTAGAATAAACTTTTTCAACTTtgacattgtaatgaaaatCTTTAACCAGCCTGTAGAACTTTGGCCATAgtctttttccttcataatGTTGTTGTATCCTCTCGTCAAAGGCTTCCTCCCTAGTGCAAATGGATATGCAACCACCATATGATACCTGAACATCTTTTCAAACACCTCCAACTCATCTATCCCTTGAATTCAACAATATCGGCATACCATTGGCTCCATCATTAAAATAAGTAGTTAATCTCATAAACAAGTAGCATAAGTACAAGTTAACTAGAAAAGCTAGTAAACAATATCTGCGAATAGGAAAAGATTACGAGCAAGTTGTCGAAGGGGTTGAGGAATGTTGGATGGTGAAAATAGAGCGAGACACTCCCATGGATGAAACCCCAAGTTGGGGTCCCTCGGATAATCCTCGGCCGCCAGAGAATACTGCTTTAGTATACATCCATCGCTGATCTTGGGCGTCAGTTGTTGATGGAGTTATTAAACCAGACCTGTGCGATTTCTTCGAAGCAGCTGTAGAGCAAGGCAACGAAGGACCAGAAGTGTTGATTGACCCAGAGCTTATGAACAGATGAAATCCCCCTTTCAATACACAACCATAGCTGGCCCGTTTGGGGGAAACGCTCGACCTGGATCAGATTTCAGTTTCATCTTTGAAGCTTTAAGAGGTCAGTGGATAAATGTATAGAACACTATGTTTTCTGTCATTTGAAATGGTTGTTTCATGGTGAGAGTCAACTGTAAAGCTAAACTGGAAGAAATTATGAGGAAAAAGGGATGGTAGGTAGGATGTAAAACTTTGATTGCTAGCCGATGGAGGCCAAGAGAAGTGATGAAGATCAAAGTGGAGCAATCTATCGAAATGTGGGTTAGACGACCACAACTACCAGTCAACCTATGGAAAGAATACACATTCCAGAGAATTGCAAAGGCATTGAGAGGACGTTTCTTGGAGGAAGATTCGTGCACTCAAAAATGGGAAAAACTAAGGTTTGTTAGGGTCAAGATGGAAGTTCCCCTTAGCTTCCACCCTATCCCCAAAATTACTTTGTGGGATGGAAAAGGGCTTGCAGTTCTGCAGGCAATCGTTTACGAGTCCAGGATGACCTCTTGTGGTAGCTGCCGAGGCTCTCACCCATCCAGAAGCAAGCTGCAAGTTCAACAGGTTGACCTCAGAGGGATTGGACTAGTGTAAAAACCCATGGGATGACGTACAAGTCCTTCAATGCCCAAGAGACCGGAGATGGGAAAATGTCCCCGCGAGTGCCTTTTGACAAAAAGGGCCACACACCAACATTGGAGTCGAATCGAGTAAGGGAGGCATGGTCAGAAGCAATGCTTCAAACGACACTGGAGGGTAAACTTCTTTATCCAGTGAACTAGGAGCTCCCAAACATGCGCCAATCCTCAGAAGCTTTCAGCAAAAAGATAAGTGCTCCATCTCTCACTTCCAACCATTTTTCCTGCAATGGTGGGTTAGCTGTGTTGGATGGGTCCTAGACCCCTCCTCCAGACTTTGCCTTCCCGGCCAAGGCTAAGAGTAAAAGGAACAAAAGGGGATCAGGTACCAATAGGTCAACCACTCAATTGAAGGGGTTTGACTCACAGTCCACTATGATTCCCCTAAACAACGAGGCCACCATCTCTTGGCCTTCACCTCCTGAGGAAAACTAGCAAGCAGGTATTGAAGTGGGATGGACACTTGTGACCcataaaaggaggaaaaatgcTTTCAGTGGTGAAATTAACATGAGGCTAGATGAGAGGATCCAAGACCTCAAAGGTCAGCCTGCACcaaataaagaaaatcttaCAGCCCCAGGGGACGATTGAGCCAAATGTGAGGAATGAATGTTATCAGCTGGAATATCAAGGGGGCAGCTAGGCCTGCTGCCCGCCTTGACTTAATATCTTTGTTTCAAGCAAAGAGGCCAGCTATTGCTTTTCTATATGACTccatgatcaaagatgtaatgcTCGCCAATGTGGCTAGCAGAGCATTAACTATGAGTATGCCTCTAACTCTGAATGGGATGAAGGTATTGCAAGAATAGCTTGTTTTTTGGATAGTAACAAAATCATATTGGACTCCTGGACCAAAAGACATTGGGGTGTGATTGGGGAGTTTTTCTCCTATGTCAGAGAT contains these protein-coding regions:
- the LOC116254784 gene encoding uncharacterized protein LOC116254784, producing the protein MAELALPACTSPFFVSDRGNVELGQNGGCLRARIVRSGALRKENPRNLGFLGNCRESRKTGSGHGGIRVCKGMFRPNEHLRFLDWGQTAEISARQHGHGRSAPRNRRFCSGDGICYMELEKFGRLNALENPNSGTNVRKIAERNHGLWCLGSKNMHCAYIRVPAFGRFGRFGRADNEMGFNFEPEAGNTLDNSSARSSLNRRNDDGIMEGEQYDFLDHAFDQKFKRGSKNNENFNSLFVNEESLSCSGTNTSMNYRTAMSSMAPQGNDGTLDSDKISDGGSVDQLKKRKSGISKNTLIDEDDLLPVDRDLLQLRREMQQDENLVKKSESNDLVGGESTTEPLFEDEEMGSLVNRGLHGGKQVLRRSNVLAKQVISIQSALSLGFVSQLWVDVKSWMVLVVEVRPSLLSGEMERFLLKDIFQVGDVVLVQDESVIEKDLRLIGLETLVGYNVITESRRTVGKVRGYSFNINSGSIESLELDSFGVSIIPASLVSTYCLFVEDVLEVLSDTIVVQEGAASRIQRLTKGFWGNQKMKAGDHDDENELDIRLAQRQRRSLSRSRARRFPSRKEGREDWDFPLDY